One window from the genome of Nicotiana tomentosiformis chromosome 5, ASM39032v3, whole genome shotgun sequence encodes:
- the LOC138892522 gene encoding uncharacterized protein, with product MGSLAFISAKERALDLDIQSLDNRLIKALQLDDLHLLVLRETVLQGGAKEVTNWEDGVLRLQGGLCVPNVDGLREIFLEGAHSSRYYIHTGATKMYRDLRKHYWWGKTKKDIVEYVARDLEFKEDDWGVLEGFPHEGYNAVQLEKEIESEVVGDPSLIVPVDTIEVNEKLTYEEIPVAILDRLVRKLRNKDIASVQVLWRSQKVEDATWEAEEEMKKKYPNLCE from the exons atgggtagtttggcattcatttcagcaaagGAGAGGGCACTagatttggacattcagtccttggataACAGACTT ATCAAGGCTCTTCAATTAGATGATCTGCActtattggttctcagagagacggtactacagggtggtgccaaagaggttaccAACTgggaggatggtgttctgcgactccaaggtggcctatgtgtccctaatgttgatggattaaGGGAAATATTTCTAGAAggggcacacagttctcggtattatATTCAcacaggtgctacgaagatgtatcgtgacctaaggaagcattattggtggggGAAGacgaagaaggacatagttgagtatgtagcgag ggatttggagttcaaagaagatgattggggtgttcttgaaggtttcccccatgaagggtataatgcggttcaGTTAGAAAAGGAAATTGAATCCGAG gtggttggagatccgtcactCATTGTTCCAGTGGatactattgaggttaatgaaaaattgacttatgaagaaattccagttgccattcttgataggctagttcgaaagttgaggaataaagataTTGCCTCCGTGCAAGTATTATGGCGAAGCCAAAAAGTTGAAGACGCCacctgggaagccgaggaagagatgaagaagaagtaccctaatTTATGTGAATAG